The sequence TGATTTGATTTTAATGGTGACTAAAAACGCCAGCAAATACAATCCTGATGCCCTGCTTGTAGCAAAGGAAATCTTGATTTCAAGAAATGTTGATATCGAAACTATTCTCAAAGAAGAAAGTGAAAATAACCAATCGGAGAAAGAACCTGAAATAAGACATATTGAGGATCTTTCTCCTTTGGAACAAATCGAATATTTATCGGAGAAAAGGCTTGAATTTGAAGAGAATATTGAGGAAATTATTGAAAACAGCAAAAAAGATTTGACAGATGAAGAACTGCTTCAAAATTTTGAAAGCATTCTTGACAAGATTATAGAAAACGGAAAATTCGGGGAATTTTCAGACAGTCATTCTAAAGAAAATTACTTTATTGTCAGTACTATTATTGAGCAGCGAAGCATCAAAATTCCAGTTTCAATTCTGAAAAAAATTGACAGTTTAAACGGCCTTGCCCGAAAAGATTTTTCAAGAAAATTTACTAGAAATATTATAATCGGACTTGTTCTTTCAACTCTTGGGCTAGTATTTTCTATAGGAACGGGTGGTGGCATTATTTTTTATGGTGCTGTATTATCTGGCTTAGGACTTATTGTTAATGGTATTGTAGGAAAAAGGCAATTGAAAAGAGGAGATCAAATTGTGCTTGAATCTTACGGTTAATAGTTGCCATAATTTTTTTTTGCTATGAAACTTTTTGTATGCTTGATTTTGACTTTATTGCCCTCTTTCAATTTTGATTACAAAAAAATGGAAATACCATATTCGATTGTAATTTCAAAAGCTGACCTGATTGTTGACGGTACAATTTTAAAAGTTTCAAAAAACAGTTACGAATTCAAAGCGAATCAGTTCATTAAAGGAAAATCAAATTCAAAAATCAATGTTGAAATTTGGGATGAATGGCTTTGCGATCCGAGAAATAAAGAATTAAAAGCGGGACAGCGATTAATCTTGTTTTTAGAAAAAAAGGCGAATGGTAATTTTTATCCAATAAATGAAAGTACTGGCGAATTGTATATTGATAATGATGCTTTTCTGAATATATTTCTTCCAAAAGATTTTTCTTCTCCAACAGTCTTAAAAGAAGGCGTTTCTATGTTTTCTAGAACATTTACAATACATGGAAATTTAAATGATAGATATTTTCAAGATATTTACTTTCAATCCAATAAGTCAATATTCGAAATTTATAAGATGAAAGAAAGCAATTCCTGTTTTAAATTTATAGTTGATCATAATTTAGTTACTCCACTGTAAAATATATTTCGGAATCGCAATTTCCTAACTAAATGATTTGTTAATAATAAAGTTATTCTATGAAAAAGTATTTTGGTGTTGTTTTGATTGCTTTTATTTCCAATTTTCCAACACAGGCACAATCCATTTTTAGTAAAACTGATGTTTTGACACATCAAGACACTTTGCGCGGAAGCATCACAAAAGAAAGAGCTTGGTGGGATTTGAAATATTATCACTTAGATATAAAAGTAAATCCGTCTGATAAAACAATTACGGGTTCAAATACAGTGCGTTACACTGTTTTATCTGAAAATAATAAAATGCAGATTGATCTTCAAGAACCAATGAACATTTCAAAGGTAACTCAAAATGGAAAAGATCTAAAATTTGAAAGAAACGGAAGCGCTTTTTTTATTACGTTAATCGAAAATCAAAAAATTGGTGAAACAAAAGAGATTGTAATTTCTTTTGGAGGAAAACCTAAGGAAGCCGTTAATCCGCCTTGGGACGGAGGAATTACTTGGAAAAAAGATAAAAACGGAAAAGATTTTATTGCCTCATCATGTCAAGGACTTGGCGCTAGTATTTGGTGGCCGTGCAAGGATCATATGTATGATGAAGTAGAAAATATGCTAATCAGTGTAAATGTTCCAGGAGATTTAACTGATGTTTCAAACGGAAGACTGCAAAGCGTTAAAAAGCAAAAAGACGGAACCAAAACTTTCAATTGGTATGTTGCCAATCCAATCAATAATTACGGAGTAAACATCAATATTGGGGATTATGTAAGTTTTTCTGAAAAATTTAAAGGAGAAAAAGGTGATTTAGACTGTGTTTATTATGTTTTAAAAGATAATTTGGCTGTTGCCAAAGAACATTTTAAAGACGCTCCCCGAATGCTAAAAGCTTTTGAAAACTGGTTTGGTCCTTATCCGTTTTATGAAGATAGCTATAAATTAGTCGAAGCACCATATTTAGGAATGGAACATCAAAGTTCTGTGACATACGGAAATGAGTTTAAAAATGGCTATCTAGGTCATGACTTAAGCAGAACGGGCTGGGGTTTGAAATTTGATTATATAATTATTCATGAATCTGGGCATGAGTGGTTTGCCAATAATATCACTTATAAAGATATTGCTGATATGTGGATTCATGAGAGTTTCACTAATTATTCAGAAGCGTTGTTTGTGGAATATTATTATGGAAAAGATGCTGCAAATGCCTACATAAAAGGTTTAAGAAAACAAATTAGCAATGACAAACCAATTATTGGCATTTATGATGTAAACAAGGAAGGTTCAGGAGACATGTATCCAAAAGGGGCAAACATGCTTCATACAATTCGCCAACTAGTGAATAATGACGACAAATGGAAATCAATTTTAAGAGGCTTAAATAGTACTTTTTATCATCAAACGGTTACCACCAAGCAAATTGAAGATTATATCAGTGCACAATCGGGGATTAATTTAAAGACTGTTTTTGATCAATATTTAAGAACAGCGCAAGTGCCAACTTTAGAATATTTTTTCGCTAATCATAAATTAGGTTTTCATTGGATCAATTGCAATTCAAATTTTGACATGCCTATAAAAGTCACTTTAAATGGCGTTGAAACTTGGTTAAAACCAACCGCAGAATGGCAAGATATGAATGTGAAAGGAGAACAGAATACTTTAGTAGTTGACGAGAATTTTTATATCATAAAATCCAATTTGAATAATTAATTCCTATAATTGTTTAAAAATCAATCCCGACAAGCGTTTTTGACTTTTGTCGGGATTTGTTTTTTGTTTCAAAAATCATAAAATTTTCAAAAACTTAATCAGTTTGTTTACATTTGCTGAAGACTATATAGGTCTATGTATCTTTTTTTTACAAATTTTTAAATAATGAAGAAATATTTTGGTAGCGCTTTTATCGCTTTTTTAGTTGGTTTCGGCGCAAATGCACAAGGGCTTTTAAATAAGTCAGAAACTGTTTTTACACATCAGGATACTTTACGCGGAAGCATTACAAAAGAAAGAGCTTGGTGGGATTTGAAATATTATCATTTGGATGTAAAGGTAAATCCGTCAGAAAAAACAATTACGGGTTCAAATACAATGCGTTATACTGTTTTGAGTGAAAACAACAGAATGCAGATTGATTTGCAGGAACCAATGAACATTACTAAGGTGACTCAAAATGGAAAAGATTTAAAATTCGAAAGAGACGGAAACGCTTTTTTTATCACTTTGACTGAAAAACAAAAAGTTGGAGAAACAAAAGAAATCGTAGTTTCTTTTGGAGGAAAACCTAAAGAAGCCGTGAGACCGCCATGGGACGGAGGAATTACGTGGAAAAAAGATAAAAACGGAAAGGACTTTATTGCTTCATCTTGTCAAGGACTTGGCGCGAGTGTTTGGTGGCCATGTAAAGACCACATGTACGACGAAGTCGAAAATATGTTGATAAGCGTAAATGTTCCTGGAGATTTAACCGATGTTTCAAACGGAAGATTAAAAAGCGTTAAAAAAGAAAAAGACGGTACTAAAACTTTCAATTGGTACGTTTCAAACCCAATCAATAATTATGGTGTAAACATCAATATTGGGGATTATGTGAATTTCTCTGAAAAGTATAAAGGAGAAAAAGGTGATTTAGATTGTAATTACTACGTTTTAAGAGATAATTTGGCTCTAGCCAAAGAACAATTTAAAGATGCACCAAGAATGCTGAAAGCTTTTGAAAACTGGTTCGGACCTTATCCTTGGTATGAGGACAGTTATAAGTTAGTTGAAGCACCCTATTTAGGAATGGAGCATCAAAGTTCTGTAACTTACGGAAATGGCTATAAAAATGGTTATTTAGGCCGAGATTTAAGCGGAACAGGCTGGGGATTGAAATTCGATTTTATTATTATCCACGAGTCTGGACACGAATGGTTTGCTAACAATATTACATATAAAGATATTGCAGATATGTGGGTTCACGAAAGTTTCACAAACTATTCTGAAAGCCTTTTTCTAGAATATTATTATGGAAAAGACGCTGCTGCAGAATATATTATCGGTTGCAGAAAAAACATTAAAAATGACACTCCAATTATTGGACATTATGATGTAAACAACGAAGGTTCAGGCGATATGTATCCAAAAGGAGCTTCAATGCTTCACATGATTCGTCAGGTGATTAATGATGATGCAAAATGGAAATCAATTTTGAG comes from Flavobacterium sp. KACC 22761 and encodes:
- a CDS encoding M1 family metallopeptidase, yielding MKKYFGSAFIAFLVGFGANAQGLLNKSETVFTHQDTLRGSITKERAWWDLKYYHLDVKVNPSEKTITGSNTMRYTVLSENNRMQIDLQEPMNITKVTQNGKDLKFERDGNAFFITLTEKQKVGETKEIVVSFGGKPKEAVRPPWDGGITWKKDKNGKDFIASSCQGLGASVWWPCKDHMYDEVENMLISVNVPGDLTDVSNGRLKSVKKEKDGTKTFNWYVSNPINNYGVNINIGDYVNFSEKYKGEKGDLDCNYYVLRDNLALAKEQFKDAPRMLKAFENWFGPYPWYEDSYKLVEAPYLGMEHQSSVTYGNGYKNGYLGRDLSGTGWGLKFDFIIIHESGHEWFANNITYKDIADMWVHESFTNYSESLFLEYYYGKDAAAEYIIGCRKNIKNDTPIIGHYDVNNEGSGDMYPKGASMLHMIRQVINDDAKWKSILRGMNKKFYHQTVTGKQIQDYINEQSGINFNRVFAQYLTTTQIPVFEYMFKNGTFGYHWTNCVAKFDMPIRVKLNGVEMWLKPTTEWQSEKTTNEDRKVEVDKDFYVTSSNIVE
- a CDS encoding M1 family metallopeptidase, whose amino-acid sequence is MKKYFGVVLIAFISNFPTQAQSIFSKTDVLTHQDTLRGSITKERAWWDLKYYHLDIKVNPSDKTITGSNTVRYTVLSENNKMQIDLQEPMNISKVTQNGKDLKFERNGSAFFITLIENQKIGETKEIVISFGGKPKEAVNPPWDGGITWKKDKNGKDFIASSCQGLGASIWWPCKDHMYDEVENMLISVNVPGDLTDVSNGRLQSVKKQKDGTKTFNWYVANPINNYGVNINIGDYVSFSEKFKGEKGDLDCVYYVLKDNLAVAKEHFKDAPRMLKAFENWFGPYPFYEDSYKLVEAPYLGMEHQSSVTYGNEFKNGYLGHDLSRTGWGLKFDYIIIHESGHEWFANNITYKDIADMWIHESFTNYSEALFVEYYYGKDAANAYIKGLRKQISNDKPIIGIYDVNKEGSGDMYPKGANMLHTIRQLVNNDDKWKSILRGLNSTFYHQTVTTKQIEDYISAQSGINLKTVFDQYLRTAQVPTLEYFFANHKLGFHWINCNSNFDMPIKVTLNGVETWLKPTAEWQDMNVKGEQNTLVVDENFYIIKSNLNN